A region from the Vespula pensylvanica isolate Volc-1 chromosome 9, ASM1446617v1, whole genome shotgun sequence genome encodes:
- the LOC122631735 gene encoding twinkle protein, mitochondrial isoform X2, whose translation MLSLKNISQEDISMLNCLYNESKNILYFPLYAFGDHLVGFKQLSLNTGTEITIPTSNVSGLIIYRQKNTRSDTTAVVVPTISDLLALISQKSVNLIICLPYNLQYLPQQILPSLENFKKLTLWFGNDDLSWDAARHFAKKLNEERCYFVRSTDLQPRPKVAVDLKYDIRNIIHNAQPIWHQSITTFRYLRHDVLSDLQNIDKVQGVKWKRYPALNRILKGHRRGEFTILTGPTGSGKTTFMSEYSLDLAMQGVNTLWGSFEIRNARLARTMLQQMAGVSLYDNLSNFDMYADAFEMLPIYFMTFHGQQSIKVVMDAVEHATYVHDISHVIIDNMQFMMGISDESKHIDRFWRQDKIISAFRIFATKYNCHVTLVIHPRKERDDEELTTSSIFGSAKASQEADNVLIIQDKRLTNIRGKKYLQVAKNRYSGDLGIMILDFDKTSLSYAIKKKSKSETKSTTKSDSDKKLEL comes from the exons ATGCTTTCATTAAAG AATATATCTCAAGAAGATATATCCATGTTAAACTGTTTATacaatgaaagtaaaaatattctttattttccactATATGCTTTTGGTGATCATCTTGTTGGTTTTAAGCAATTGTCTTTAAATACTGGAACTGAAATAACGATTCCAACTTCTAATGTCAGTGGGCTTATAATTTATAGACAGAAAAATACAAGAAGTGATACTACTGCTGTTGTTGTACCAACTATTTCAGATCTGTTAGCACTAATATCTCAAAAATCAGTGAACCTCATCATTTGTTTGCcatataatttacaatatttaccTCAACAGATATTACCAAGtctagaaaattttaaaaaattaactttatGGTTTGGAAATGATGATTTAAGTTGGGATGCGGCACGACATTTTGCCAAAAAattgaacgaagaaagatgTTATTTTGTAAGATCGACAGATCTACAACCCAGGCCAAAAGTTGCTGTTGATTTAAAATATgacattagaaatattatacataatgcTCAACCAATATGGCATCAAAGTATTACTACTTTTCGCTATTTAAGACATGATGTTTTAAgtgatttacaaaatattgatAAGGTTCAAGGTGTAAAATGGAAACGGTATCCAGCTCTAAATCGTATTTTGAAGGGCCATAGGAGAGGGGAATTCACAATATTAACTGGTCCAACtg gATCTGGTAAAACTACATTCATGAGTGAATATTCATTAGATCTGGCAATGCAAGGAGTTAACACATTATGGGGTAGTTTTGAAATTAGAAATGCACGGTTAGCAAGGACAATGTTGCAACAAATGGCAGGTGTTTCTCTTTATGATAATTTAAGTAATTTTGATATGTATGCAGATGCTTTTGAAATGTTACCTATCTATTTTATGACGTTTCATGGGCAGCAAAGTATTAAAGTTGTTATGGAT GCAGTAGAGCATGCAACATATGTACATGACATATCTCATGTGATCATTGATAATATGCAATTTATGATGGGAATCTCTGATGAATCCAAACACATAGATAG GTTTTGGAGACAAGACAAGATAATTTCTGCATTTAGAATCTTTGctacaaaatataattgcCATGTTACACTTGTAATTCATCCGAGAAAAGAACGTGATGATGAAGAGCTAACAACTTCATCTATTTTTGGAAGTGCTAAAGCAAGTCAAGAAGCTGATAATGTTCTCATTATACAAGACAAGAGACTTACTAatataagaggaaaaaaatatttacaa gtAGCCAAAAATAGATACAGTGGCGATTTGGGTATTATGATATTAGATTTTGATAAAACTAGTTTAAGTTATgcaattaagaaaaaatcaaaatctgAAACTAAAAGTACTACAAAGTCTGATtcagataaaaaattagaattataa
- the LOC122631736 gene encoding glycosyltransferase 25 family member has protein sequence MLNKTIFRNFVFIFLITNFTRSIQCNERFKKPTVLIAILIRNKAHTLPYFLSLLEQQNYPKSRIKLWICSDNNIDNTNEILRAWLAEESEKYHTVDIYIDEKSNGFEDEESNTDWSLLRFTHVINLRQEALNYARKIWADFIWMVDADIFLTDPNTLTNLVSKGQVVVAPMLKSDGLYSNFWAGMTEDYYYLRTEKYQLILYREDVGCFNVPMVHSAVLINLNMVQSDWLTYNFTNLAQYDGPLDDVITFAVGANNSGVPLYICNDEMYGYIMVPLGKDETIKEDLHRLTNIKLEILSEDHLSLSNSMEKFISSPKIDTLGLDNIYMINLLRRPERRTRMYRLFKELGAHVETFNAVDGRMLNESALEKWGVKLMPEYEDPYHKRLMTTGEIGCFLSHYIIWNKMLEYRYERIMILEDDIRFEPFFRQKLDFVLSELNTLRNSWDLIYIGRKRLMEKEESWVQGSKYLVHAAYSYWTLGYILSATGARKLVEAKPLENMIPVDEYIPILSNVHPRDDWKKHYPVRNLTALSTNPLLIHPTHYTGDQGYISDTENSKIIFDNQASNILKTREEL, from the exons ATGCTCAATAAGacaatatttcgaaattttgtttttatttttttgataactAATTTCACGCGGTCTATTCAATGTAATGAACGTTTTAAAAAGCCGACAGTATTGATAGCGAttctaattagaaataaagCTCATACATTACCATACTTTCTAAGTTTGTTGGAACAACAAAACTATCCTAAaagtcgaataaaattatg GATCTgtagtgataataatattgataatacaaATGAGATATTAAGAGCATGGTTAGCAGAAGAATCAGAAAAATATCATACTgttgacatatatatagatgaaaaGTCTAATGGTTTTGAAGATGAAGAGAGTAATACAGATTGGTCACTTCTTCGATTTACACATGTTATTAATTTACGTCAGGAAGCGTTGAATTATGCTAGAAAAATATGGGCTGATTTTATTTGG ATGGTCGATGCTGATATCTTTTTGACAGATCCAAATACTTTAACAAATTTAGTATCGAAAGGGCAAGTTGTGGTTGCTCCTATGCTAAAATCAGATGGattatatagtaatttttGGGCAGGGATGACTGAGGATTATTACTATCTTCGAACAGAAAAATACCAATTGATCTTATATCGTGAAGATGTAGGATGTTTTAATGTTCCCATGGTTCATAGTGCtgttcttattaatttaaatatggtACAATCAGATTGGTTgacttataattttacaaatttagcACAATATGATGGTCCTTTGGATGATGTTATAACATTTGCTGTTGGTGCTAATAATTCTG GTGTtccattatatatttgtaatgatGAAATGTACGGATACATCATGGTACCATTGGGAAAAGATGAAACAATTAAAGAGGATCTTCATAggttaacaaatataaaattagaaattttgt cagaagatcatttatcattatcaaataGTATGGAAAAATTCATATCTTCTCCGAAAATAGACACATTGGGATTGGACAATATCTATATGATAAATCTTTTGAGAAGACCAGAAAGACGTACTAGAATGTATCGTCTCTTTAAAGAACTTGGTGCACATGTAGAAACTTTTAATGCTGTGGATGGTAG AATGTTAAATGAAAGTGCACTTGAAAAATGGGGTGTGAAATTAATGCCAGAATATGAAGATCCTTACCATAAGAG aCTTATGACAACTGGAGAAATTGGCTGCTTTTTAagtcattatattatttggaaTAAg ATGTTAGAATATAGATATGAACGTATCATGATTCTGGAAGATGATATTCGTTTTGAGCCATTCTTTCGACAGAAATTGGATTTTGTTTTGTCCGAATTGAATACATTAAGGAATTCATGGGATTTAAT ATacataggaagaaaaagattaatggaaaaagaggaatCGTGGGTACAGGGTTCTAAGTATTTGGTACACGCAGCATATAGCTATTGGACACTTGGTTATATTTTATCAGCCACTGGGGCCAGGAAACTTGTTGAGGCTAAACCACTTGAAAATATGATACCTGTTGACGAATATATTCCTATTTTATCAAATGTTCATCCAAG AGATGATTGGAAAAAGCATTATCCAGTACGTAATTTGACGGCGTTATCCACGAATCCTCTTTTGATACATCCAACTCATTATACTGGTGATCAGGGATATATAAGTGATACGGAAAATTCCAAGATTATTTTTGACAATCAAGCAAGCAATATTTTGAAAACTCGagaagaattataa
- the LOC122631692 gene encoding UPF0047 protein YjbQ codes for MASSNRGIQIGSAWYQTKINLRPQHRGVHLVTEEILRQIPELYQFSVGLCHIQILHTSASLALNESWDPDVRDDMEMMLNKIIPEGLEYRHNCEGPDDMPAHVKACFLGSSLSIPITDGKLALGTWQGIWFCEHRDQAGSRKLIITLTGCLRDSARSPLSPVSPIASTSS; via the exons ATGGCCTCGTCAAATAGAGGTATTCAAATTGGTTCGGCCTGGTATCAAACTAAAATTAACCTAAGACCACAGCATCGTGGCGTACATCTTGTCACCGAAGAAATTTTAAGACAAATTCCAGAACTGTATCAGTTCTCTGTTGGTCTTTGTCACATACAGA TTCTTCATACATCAGCTAGTTTAGCATTAAATGAAAGCTGGGACCCTGATGTAAGAGATGATATGGAAATGATgctcaataaaataattcctgAAGGATTAGAGTATAGACATAATTGTGAAGGTCCAGACGACATG cCGGCACATGTAAAAGCATGCTTTTTGGGATCTTCATTAAGTATTCCAATTACGGATGGGAAGTTAGCCCTTGGTACATGGCAAGGTATTTGGTTTTGCGAACATCGTGATCAAGCAGGAAGTcgcaaattaattataacattgACCGGTTGTCTCAGGGATTCAGCACGTAGCCCTCTAAGTCCTGTCAGCCCTATTGCTTCTACTAGCAGCTAG
- the LOC122631731 gene encoding BTB/POZ domain-containing protein KCTD9 isoform X1, whose product MKRVILFVNGTDVNGKVFMITHSLDELLFAASTKFEINAKRIFTPQGGEIDDIKLIRDDDILYVSSGEDFIYKNKVANDDQINENSEWITLNVGGKYFTTTRSTLTKNEPMSMLARMFTRTQKSDCMLKPSLKDPKGAFLIDRSPIYFEPLLNFLRHNLMILDSNVNVNGVLAEAHYYGMENAICVLTKMANEKNSPADGLITLSRKHVVKAIMSTSPTSELRFQGVNFSGADLSKLDLRNINFKYAVMDSCNLAGANLSGCCFERANLSHANFQGAQLSCVRMPCANLASANLRSCNFEDPNGSPANMEGADFRDANFEGSNMPAVNLRVATLKNAILRNCDLRSAVLAGANLERCDLSGSDLQEANLRGANLKDATFELMLTPLHMSQTIR is encoded by the exons ATGAAGAGAGTGATACTTTTTGTGAATGGCACTGATGTTAATGGCAAG GTATTTATGATTACACATTCTTTAGATGAATTATTGTTTGCTGCTAGTACAAAGTTTGAAATCAATGCTAAAAGAATCTTTACTCCGCAAGGCGGAGAAATTGATGATATTAAGTTGATTAG agatgatgatatattatatgtttcaaGTGgagaagattttatttataaaaataaagttgcTAATGACGAtcaaatcaatgaaaattcaGAATGGATTACATTGAATGTtggaggaaaatattttactactACAAGAAGTAcattaacaaaaaatgaacCGATGAGTATGCTAGCCAG AATGTTTACAAGGACACAAAAGTCTGATTGTATGTTGAAACCAAGTCTGAAAGATCCCAAAGGTGCCTTTTTAATTGATAGAAGTCCTATATACTTTGAACCATTATTGAATTTCTTAAGGcataatttaatgatattagaCTCTAATGTTAATGTGAATG GTGTGCTTGCAGAGGCTCATTATTATGGAATGGAAAATGCTATATGTGTTCTTACAAAAATGGCCAATGAAAAAAACTCACCAGCAGATGGTCTCATAACTTTAAGCCGCAAACATGTTGTAAAAGCAATTATGTCCACATCACCAACTTCAGAACTTAGATTTCAAGGTGTCAATTTCTCAGGTGCCGATCTTTCTAAGTTGGATCTTAGGAACATTAATTTTAAG TATGCTGTTATGGATTCTTGTAATTTAGCAGGTGCTAATTTATCAGGATGTTGTTTTGAACGAGCTAATTTATCTCATGCCAACTTCCAAGGTGCACAACTTTCTTGTGTAAGAATGCCATGTGCCAATCTGGCTTCTGCAAATTTACGTTCATGTAACTTTGAAGATCCTAATGGTTCACCTGCAAATATGGAAGGTGCAGATTTTCGAGATGCTAATTTTGAAGGAAGTAATATGCCAGCAGTGAACTTGAGGGTAGCCACATTAAAGAATGCTATTTTACGAAATTGTGATTTAAGATCAGCTGTATTGGCTGGTGCAAATTTAGAG CGTTGTGACTTATCAGGCTCAGACTTACAAGAAGCCAATTTACGTGGAGCAAATTTGAAAGATGCTACGTTTGAATTAATGCTTACACCATTACATATGTCTCAAACCATTCGgtaa
- the LOC122631731 gene encoding BTB/POZ domain-containing protein KCTD9 isoform X2 gives MALMLMASGEDFIYKNKVANDDQINENSEWITLNVGGKYFTTTRSTLTKNEPMSMLARMFTRTQKSDCMLKPSLKDPKGAFLIDRSPIYFEPLLNFLRHNLMILDSNVNVNGVLAEAHYYGMENAICVLTKMANEKNSPADGLITLSRKHVVKAIMSTSPTSELRFQGVNFSGADLSKLDLRNINFKYAVMDSCNLAGANLSGCCFERANLSHANFQGAQLSCVRMPCANLASANLRSCNFEDPNGSPANMEGADFRDANFEGSNMPAVNLRVATLKNAILRNCDLRSAVLAGANLERCDLSGSDLQEANLRGANLKDATFELMLTPLHMSQTIR, from the exons ATGGCACTGATGTTAATGGCAAG TGgagaagattttatttataaaaataaagttgcTAATGACGAtcaaatcaatgaaaattcaGAATGGATTACATTGAATGTtggaggaaaatattttactactACAAGAAGTAcattaacaaaaaatgaacCGATGAGTATGCTAGCCAG AATGTTTACAAGGACACAAAAGTCTGATTGTATGTTGAAACCAAGTCTGAAAGATCCCAAAGGTGCCTTTTTAATTGATAGAAGTCCTATATACTTTGAACCATTATTGAATTTCTTAAGGcataatttaatgatattagaCTCTAATGTTAATGTGAATG GTGTGCTTGCAGAGGCTCATTATTATGGAATGGAAAATGCTATATGTGTTCTTACAAAAATGGCCAATGAAAAAAACTCACCAGCAGATGGTCTCATAACTTTAAGCCGCAAACATGTTGTAAAAGCAATTATGTCCACATCACCAACTTCAGAACTTAGATTTCAAGGTGTCAATTTCTCAGGTGCCGATCTTTCTAAGTTGGATCTTAGGAACATTAATTTTAAG TATGCTGTTATGGATTCTTGTAATTTAGCAGGTGCTAATTTATCAGGATGTTGTTTTGAACGAGCTAATTTATCTCATGCCAACTTCCAAGGTGCACAACTTTCTTGTGTAAGAATGCCATGTGCCAATCTGGCTTCTGCAAATTTACGTTCATGTAACTTTGAAGATCCTAATGGTTCACCTGCAAATATGGAAGGTGCAGATTTTCGAGATGCTAATTTTGAAGGAAGTAATATGCCAGCAGTGAACTTGAGGGTAGCCACATTAAAGAATGCTATTTTACGAAATTGTGATTTAAGATCAGCTGTATTGGCTGGTGCAAATTTAGAG CGTTGTGACTTATCAGGCTCAGACTTACAAGAAGCCAATTTACGTGGAGCAAATTTGAAAGATGCTACGTTTGAATTAATGCTTACACCATTACATATGTCTCAAACCATTCGgtaa